Proteins found in one Triticum urartu cultivar G1812 chromosome 4, Tu2.1, whole genome shotgun sequence genomic segment:
- the LOC125550181 gene encoding pumilio homolog 24-like, with the protein MAGGGGPPGSKKRKRVAARRSKAKRAKGKKPYEASAARGGGGGSSKEEPRPAPAMDERVAAEEMSESREPDCNLDKELKVLCVKLRYHNMSTNRRGRLVTEALRKMDGKYLEIARSPTACVLQLCVKWCSHSERDPVFVALQPHLLDLSLNEHTVFLVHNIIKMATRKQFASFIYSLRGHVASLLCHTIGAAVLDHAFCQATRPHKRSLLLELYSTELQLSNDLKEEKPCRFSLLNIISKLGLQKSSVLQHMTTVVQPVLEKGIVEYSIVHTVILEYLTIADKTSALDVIRQLIPHLTQGTYAVDELSGVARFLGKSEVEKKRSSKPLLIQIMQTKEGLKLGLACLKHGLAEDRKRIIKSLKGRIMKLALSDYGCLFVICLLSIVDNTELVTEVVIDVLKKQLKELIFDKNGRHPLLQLFHPLCSRYLTLGELFYLNYNVPSLVSKVNFGSKLDDVADKEHGGSEDTLIASDSKEDPIKRRQELLVKSELYEVLIETCIENVGQLLRTNFGKDVLYEVAVGGKNNFLEGVTDRIHVLHNAIACDAARPRTDDGDEHAFDNYHSSRTIRRMILDCPAFAATLWKTALEGKCKLYADGFSSMVLATYLESPNSGVKDLAKSELQPLIDGGILKPQDHKAEEEKSAMECSSDESSELSDTDTGYHAKKAYKDLKSGKLVARFGTDRFRCPFCPEKKQLDYRYRELIRHVIVVGASRRPWKVRANHRALAKHLETDYADAPGSSSMPLRQAEALYLSKIKRSQAGARSTCKLSR; encoded by the exons atggccggcggcggcggccccCCGGGCTCCAAAAAGCGGAAGCGCGTGGCGGCGAGGAGGTCCAAGGCCAAGCGGGCCAAGGGGAAGAAGCCCTACGAAGCCTCcgcggcgcgcggcggcggcggcggcagctccAAGGAGGAGCCGCGGCCGGCCCCCGCCATGGACGAGCGGGTCGCAGCCGAG GAGATGTCCGAGTCGAGGGAGCCCGATTGCAACCTCGATAAG GAACTGAAAGTACTATGTGTGAAGTTGAGATACCATAACATGAGCACGAACAGGAGAGGCAG GCTAGTTACCGAGGCTCTCCGTAAAATGGATGGGAAATATTTGGAAATTGCTAGATCCCCTACCGCATGTGTTCTTCAA TTATGTGTGAAGTGGTGCTCACATTCAGAGAGGGATCCTGTTTTTGTTGCTCTGCAGCCACATTTGCTCGATCTTTCTCTTAATGAACACACTGTTTTCCTTGTGCATAATATCATAAAAATGG CCACTAGAAAACAGTTTGCCTCGTTCATCTATTCCCTTCGTGGGCATGTCGCTTCCCTTCTTTGTCACACAATAGGGGCGGCAG TTCTTGACCATGCCTTTTGTCAGGCAACGCGACCTCATAAAAGAAGTTTGTTGTTGGAATTGTACTCCACTGAGCTTCAGCTGTCCAATGACCTGAAAGAAGAAAAACCATGCAGGTTCAG TTTGCTAAACATAATTTCCAAGCTTGGACTACAGAAATCATCTGTCCTGCAGCATATGACTACTGTTGTCCAGCCAGTTCTGGAAAAGGGTATTGTTGAGTATTCCATAGTACACACGGTCATATTGGAGTACTTAACAATTGCAGATAAG ACATCAGCCTTGGACGTGATTCGTCAATTAATCCCCCATCTTACTCAAGGGACATACGCCGTAGATGAACTATCAGGTGTCGCCAGATTTCTAGGGAAATCAGAAGTGGAGAAGAAAAGATCTTCAAAACCACTTCTCATTCAGATCATGCAGACGAAGGAAGGATTAAAATTAGGGCTTGCTTGCCTCAAGCATGGCCTTGCGGAG GATAGGAAGAGGATTATCAAAAGCTTGAAGGGGAGGATTATGAAGCTTGCTCTCAGTGATTATGGATGCCTT TTCGTTATTTGTCTTCTCTCCATTGTTGACAACACAGAACTTGTTACTGAG GTTGTAATTGATGTGTTGAAAAAGCAGTTAAAGGAACTCATATTCGACAAG AACGGGAGACACCCATTGCTGCAGCTCTTTCACCCACTTTGTTCACGTTATCTGACTCTGGGTGAATTGTTTTATCTGAATTACAACGTGCCTTCCCTTGTTTCAAAG GTTAACTTTGGTAGTAAGTTGGATGATGTAGCTGACAAAGAACATGGGGGTTCAGAAGACACACTGATTGCATCTGATAGCAAGGAGGACCCGATTAAACGGCGGCAAGAACTGTTGGTGAAAAGTGAGCTTTATGAG GTTCTCATCGAGACTTGCATTGAAAATGTTGGACAGTTACTTCGAACAAACTTTGGCAAAGATGTACTATATGAG GTTGCTGTAGGTGGAAAAAATAACTTCTTGGAGGGGGTCACTGACAGGATCCACGTACTTCACAATGCTATAGCTTGTGACGCAGCACGCCCGAGGACAGATGACGGTGATGAGCACGCCTTTGATAACTACCACTCCAGCCGCACAATCAGGAGAATGATACTTGATTGTCCTGCATTTGCTGCTACCCTCTGGAAAACAGCCCTCGAAGGGAAATGCAAGTTATATGCAGATGGATTCAG CTCCATGGTGCTGGCTACCTATCTGGAATCTCCAAATTCCGGGGTGAAGGATCTTGCGAAATCCGAGTTGCAACCGCTCATCGACGGTGGCATACTGAAGCCCCAGGACCATAAAGCAGAGGAGGAGAA GTCTGCCATGGAGTGTAGCTCCGACGAGTCGTCAGAGCTAAGCGATACAGATACTGGCTACCATGCCAAAAAAGCATACAAGGATTTGAAGTCTGGCAAGCTCGTGGCGAGGTTTGGCACTGACAGGTTTAGATGCCCGTTCTGCCCCGAGAAGAAGCAGCTGGACTACCGTTACCGTGAGCTGATTCGGCATGTCATTGTCGTGGGTGCATCCAGGCGTCCTTGGAAGGTGAGGGCAAACCACCGGGCCCTGGCTAAACATCTCGAGACGGACTATGCTGATGCACCAGGCTCATCCTCAATGCCTCTACGACAAGCTGAGGCACTGTACCTCTCTAAAATAAAGAGAAGTCAAGCTGGGGCAAGATCTACCTGCAAACTAAGCAGATAA